The Panicum virgatum strain AP13 chromosome 5K, P.virgatum_v5, whole genome shotgun sequence genome has a window encoding:
- the LOC120705854 gene encoding pentatricopeptide repeat-containing protein At1g66345, mitochondrial-like produces MALSAANCGSRVVTRRSGGGLLGRALASALLSTAATTPQQIAHYLAHQPRATWEALSATFPAAGAGAPAPHGHADAVLLSLARHPHASPEPVAKNALTFFHWSAAAAAAASSSQSSHSLRSYCLLVHLLSRAALFRDAFVLLESAIAKYSPASSSDSSFRDAFFAAYEDSGTAATTRGLHLLVHAYARLRHPVEALEACRYLAQRGILPSQSAFNSALQSAQRSGVFGVAWQVFELMTQKRVYANQSTVELVVGVLSQEGKLARTAALVERIHGTKCAPGIVAHVALALRMIEEVRVEQVILLLKRMLQRNILLDDIAYSLIVHAYCQAGDLKSAVEQRDDMIRRGCRLNAFVYTCLIGAHCCEGSMDKAVQFLQEMVSMGLKPYDATYSHLIAGCFREGMVEEGLAYFNTMLHEGFVPEISYCNDMLGGLSNAGEVRKANDLLTALMDKGLVPDKVTYQRLIDGYGKAGDAEGIVKIYHEMEHRVLNPGVDVFTTLIRGLCQCGNLKEAEKFLAVMKKKAVAPTNDLYDLLISSYCEKGNTKRALWLYDMMISENEKLVPSADSFMMLVRRVIKVKNSCPPNS; encoded by the coding sequence ATGGCCTTGAGCGCCGCCAACTGCGGCAGCCGCGTGGTCACGAGGCGCAGTGGCGGCGGTCTCCTCGGCCGCGCTCTTGCTTCCGCGCTGCTGAGCACGGCCGCCACGACGCCGCAGCAAATCGCCCACTACCTCGCGCACCAGCCGCGGGCGACCTGGGAGGCGCTCTCCGCCActttccccgccgccggcgccggcgccccggcACCCCACGGCCATGCCGACGCCGTGCTCCTCTCCCTCGCCAGGCACCCGCATGCCTCCCCCGAGCCCGTCGCCAAGAACGCCCTCACCTTCTTCCACTggtccgcagccgcagccgcagccgcttcctcctcgcAGTCCTCCCACTCCCTCCGCTCCTACTGCCTCCTCGTTCACCTCCTCTCCCGCGCCGCGCTCTTCCGCGATGCGTTCGTGCTCCTCGAGTCCGCCATCGCCAAGTACTCCCCGGCTTCGTCTTCCGATTCGTCCTTCCGCGACGCTTTCTTCGCCGCCTACGAGGAcagcggcacggcggcgacgaccCGCGGCCTCCATCTCCTGGTGCACGCCTACGCGCGGCTGCGCCACCCGGTGGAGGCCCTCGAGGCCTGCCGCTACCTCGCGCAGCGCGGCATCCTCCCCTCCCAATCCGCCTTCAACTCCGCGCTGCAGTCGGCGCAGCGTAGCGGGGTGTTCGGTGTCGCATGGCAGGTGTTCGAGCTAATGACGCAGAAGCGGGTGTATGCGAATCAGAGCACCGTTGAGCTCGTCGTCGGCGTCCTGAGCCAGGAAGGCAAGCTTGCCAGGACCGCGGCGCTTGTGGAGAGGATCCACGGCACAAAGTGTGCGCCCGGCATAGTGGCACACGTGGCACTTGCACTTAGGATGATCGAGGAAGTGAGGGTGGAGCAGGTCATCTTGCTACTGAAGAGGATGCTTCAGAGGAACATTCTGCTTGACGACATTGCTTACTCACTAATCGTGCATGCTTACTGCCAAGCTGGTGATCTGAAATCGGCAGTTGAGCAACGCGATGACATGATTCGTCGAGGTTGTCGCCTGAATGCATTCGTGTACACTTGCCTCATCGGAGCACATTGTTGCGAAGGCAGTATGGACAAGGCAGTACAGTTTCTCCAAGAAATGGTATCCATGGGATTGAAGCCGTATGATGCTACGTACAGCCATCTCATTGCAGGGTGTTTCAGAGAAGGGATGGTAGAGGAAGGGTTGGCCTACTTCAATACAATGCTTCATGAAGGTTTTGTGCCAGAAATCAGCTATTGTAACGATATGTTAGGGGGTCTCAGCAATGCAGGAGAGGTTCGCAAGGCAAATGACCTGCTGACGGCACTGATGGACAAAGGACTTGTTCCTGACAAGGTCACCTACCAGAGACTTATTGATGGATATGGCAAGGCTGGTGATGCAGAAGGCATCGTCAAGATTTACCACGAGATGGAGCACAGAGTGCTTAATCCTGGTGTTGATGTTTTTACCACCTTGATCAGGGGCCTTTGCCAGTGTGGAAATCTGAAGGAAGCTGAGAAGTTTTTGGCGGTGATGAAGAAAAAAGCAGTGGCTCCAACTAATGACTTATACGACTTGTTGATCAGCAGCTACTGCGAGAAGGGTAACACTAAAAGGGCACTTTGGTTGTACGATATGATGATCTCAGAGAATGAGAAGCTTGTCCCCTCTGCTGACTCTTTCATGATGTTGGTGAGGAGAGTCATCAAAGTAAAGAATTCTTGTCCCCCTAATAGCTGA
- the LOC120709435 gene encoding universal stress protein A-like protein: protein MAGRNIGVAVDFSSCSKAALRWASTNLTRSALIPLAEFSDVTKTYSVSPDKETIEILTQVANQRGIEVFAKILYGDPAKKLYEAVDLVPLSCMVIGSRGLSTLKRALMGSVSTYIVNHAACPVTVVKENM, encoded by the exons ATGGCTGGGAGGAACATTGGAGTTGCAGTGGACTTCTCATCATGCAGCAAAGCAGCTCTGAGATGGGCATCGACGAACCTTACCAGGAGCG CACTCATCCCTCTAGCTGAGTTCTCAGATGTCACCAAGACATACAGTGTGTCTCCAGACAAGGAGACAATCGAGATCCTCACTCAAGTGGCAAATCAGAGAGGG ATTGAAGTCTTTGCAAAGATACTCTACGGAGACCCTGCAAAGAAGCTGTACGAAGCAGTTGACCTGGTTCCCCTCAGCTGCATGGTTATAGGGAGTAGAGGGTTAAGCACGCTCAAAAG GGCTCTGATGGGCAGCGTGAGCACCTATATTGTTAACCACGCGGCCTGCCCCGTCACGGTTGTGAAGGAGAACATGTAG